A single window of Vibrio sp. SCSIO 43137 DNA harbors:
- the purL gene encoding phosphoribosylformylglycinamidine synthase — protein sequence MRILRGSPALSQFRVRKLIELCHEQDLPVTDIYAEFVHFADLSEDLTAENLQKLEKLLTYGPTIQVHEPEGSLLLVTPRPGTISPWSSKSTDIAHNCGLSQIKRLERGTAYYISSSSELTDEQQRVLRGLVHDRMMETVFTSFDMAEQLFTVAEPAPVTEVDVLSGGRAALEQANISLGLALAEDEIDYLLESFSGLQRKPNDIELMMFAQANSEHCRHKIFNADWTIDGVKQDKSLFKMIKNTFETTPDNVLSAYKDNAAVMTGSSVGRFFPDPESSQYNYHQEKAHILMKVETHNHPTAISPWPGASTGSGGEIRDEGATGIGGKPKAGLVGFSVSNLKIPGFEQPWESDFGKPDRIVSALDIMLEGPLGGAAFNNEFGRPNLLGYFRTYEEKVNSHNGEEVRGYHKPIMIAGGMGNIREEHVQKREIPVGASLIVLGGPAMNIGLGGGAASSMASGQSAEDLDFASVQRENPEMERRCQEVIDRCWQMGEDNPIAFIHDVGAGGISNALPELVDDGERGGRFQLRDVPNDEPGMSPLEIWCNESQERYVLAVAPEDMAVFEAICKRERTPFAVVGVATEERHLTLEDSHFSNTPIDMPMDILLGKTPKMHRTAETLKADNPAFELAGIDVNEAIDRVLRLPAVAEKTFLITIGDRTVTGLVARDQMVGPWQVPVANCAVTAASYDSYHGEAMSMGERTPVALLDYAASARLAVGESITNIAATDIGDLKHIKLSANWMSPAGHPGEDAGLYQAVKAVGEELCPALGLTIPVGKDSMSMKTKWQQDGEEKEVTSPLSLVITAFARVEDVRKTITPQLRTDAGKSRLVLIDLGQGKNRMGATALAQVYKQLGDKPADVDSAEQLKGFFNAIQSLVKQDKVLAYHDKGDGGLLVTLAEMAFAGHCGVSADISSLGEPVAALFNEELGAVIQVESHALGDVLATLASFGLAENSHVIGEVTDSDSFSIVHGSSALLERSRSELRTIWAETTHKMQALRDNPDCADQEFAAKADNSDPGLNTVLSFDVHQDIAAPYIMKGAQPKMAILREQGVNSHVEMAAAFDRAGFDATDVHMSDILSGRVNLDNFNGLAACGGFSYGDVLGAGEGWAKSILFNNLARDQFESFFRREDTFSLGVCNGCQMLSNLKELIPGADLWPRFVRNESERFEARFSLVEIQPSESLFFSGMAGSRMPIAVSHGEGRVEVRSQAHLAEIEQSGTVAVRYVDNNGNPTQQYPNNPNGSPNAITGLTTADGRVTIMMPHPERVFRTVANSWAPDSWGEDSPWMRMFRNARVNIG from the coding sequence ATGAGAATTTTGCGTGGTTCACCTGCTCTTTCGCAGTTTCGTGTCAGAAAACTGATTGAACTTTGTCACGAACAAGATTTACCAGTAACAGATATCTACGCCGAGTTTGTCCATTTTGCCGATCTGAGTGAAGATCTGACGGCGGAAAATCTGCAGAAGCTGGAAAAACTGCTTACCTACGGCCCGACAATTCAGGTGCATGAACCTGAAGGTTCTCTTTTGTTAGTCACTCCCCGTCCGGGAACCATCTCTCCATGGTCATCGAAGTCGACGGATATCGCCCATAATTGTGGTTTGTCGCAGATTAAGCGTTTAGAACGTGGTACGGCCTATTACATTAGTAGCTCCTCAGAGCTTACTGATGAGCAACAGCGAGTACTGAGAGGGCTGGTTCATGATCGCATGATGGAAACCGTTTTCACTTCATTTGATATGGCTGAACAGCTGTTTACTGTTGCAGAACCTGCGCCGGTGACTGAAGTTGATGTTCTCTCCGGAGGTCGTGCTGCACTAGAGCAGGCTAACATTAGCTTAGGTCTTGCTCTGGCGGAAGATGAGATAGATTATCTGCTGGAAAGCTTCTCCGGCCTGCAGCGTAAGCCGAATGATATTGAGCTTATGATGTTTGCACAGGCGAACTCTGAGCACTGCCGGCATAAAATTTTTAATGCCGACTGGACTATTGATGGTGTAAAGCAGGATAAATCCCTGTTTAAGATGATTAAGAACACCTTTGAGACCACGCCGGATAATGTTCTGTCTGCTTATAAAGATAACGCCGCCGTTATGACCGGCTCAAGTGTCGGGCGCTTCTTTCCTGATCCGGAGTCTAGCCAATATAACTACCATCAGGAGAAAGCGCATATCCTGATGAAGGTGGAGACACATAACCATCCGACTGCTATTTCACCTTGGCCGGGTGCATCAACGGGCTCCGGCGGTGAGATTCGTGATGAAGGCGCTACCGGTATCGGCGGAAAGCCAAAGGCCGGCCTGGTGGGCTTCTCAGTATCTAACCTTAAAATCCCGGGCTTTGAACAGCCGTGGGAGAGCGATTTTGGTAAACCGGATCGCATTGTCAGTGCGCTGGATATTATGCTGGAAGGCCCCCTTGGCGGCGCTGCCTTTAATAATGAATTTGGCCGTCCTAATCTGCTTGGTTATTTCCGTACTTATGAAGAGAAGGTTAACTCTCATAATGGCGAAGAGGTGCGTGGTTATCACAAGCCCATTATGATCGCCGGTGGTATGGGCAATATCCGAGAAGAACATGTACAGAAAAGAGAGATCCCTGTTGGTGCCAGCCTGATTGTATTAGGTGGCCCTGCTATGAATATCGGCCTTGGTGGCGGAGCTGCCTCTTCAATGGCGTCCGGTCAGTCGGCTGAAGATTTGGATTTTGCTTCGGTTCAGCGGGAAAACCCGGAAATGGAGCGACGTTGTCAGGAAGTTATTGACCGCTGTTGGCAGATGGGTGAAGACAACCCAATCGCCTTTATTCACGATGTAGGTGCCGGTGGTATTTCGAATGCACTGCCTGAGCTGGTGGATGATGGTGAGCGTGGCGGCCGTTTCCAGCTGCGTGATGTTCCTAATGATGAGCCGGGTATGAGCCCGCTTGAGATCTGGTGTAACGAATCTCAGGAACGTTACGTACTGGCTGTTGCTCCTGAAGATATGGCGGTATTTGAAGCTATCTGTAAGCGCGAAAGAACGCCTTTTGCTGTGGTTGGTGTTGCTACGGAAGAGCGCCATCTGACGCTGGAAGATTCACACTTCTCAAATACTCCAATTGATATGCCAATGGATATTCTGCTGGGTAAAACTCCTAAGATGCATCGTACGGCAGAAACCCTGAAAGCGGATAACCCTGCATTTGAACTTGCCGGTATTGATGTTAATGAGGCGATAGACAGGGTTCTGCGCCTTCCTGCGGTAGCGGAGAAAACCTTCCTGATCACTATCGGCGACCGTACCGTGACCGGTCTGGTTGCAAGGGACCAAATGGTAGGCCCATGGCAGGTACCTGTGGCTAACTGCGCCGTTACGGCTGCCAGTTATGACAGCTATCATGGTGAAGCCATGTCAATGGGGGAGCGCACTCCCGTTGCACTACTGGATTATGCCGCCTCTGCTAGGTTGGCGGTGGGGGAGTCCATCACCAATATTGCCGCGACAGATATTGGCGACCTGAAACATATTAAATTGTCCGCTAACTGGATGTCTCCGGCTGGCCACCCCGGTGAAGATGCCGGCTTGTATCAGGCGGTGAAAGCAGTAGGTGAGGAACTTTGTCCTGCCCTTGGCCTGACCATTCCTGTCGGTAAAGACTCAATGTCCATGAAGACCAAGTGGCAACAAGACGGGGAAGAGAAAGAAGTTACATCCCCTCTAAGCCTGGTTATTACTGCTTTTGCCAGAGTTGAAGATGTACGTAAGACCATTACACCTCAGCTGCGCACCGATGCAGGAAAGAGTAGGTTGGTGCTTATCGATCTGGGACAAGGCAAAAACCGTATGGGCGCGACAGCCCTTGCACAGGTATATAAGCAACTTGGTGATAAGCCGGCAGATGTGGACAGTGCTGAGCAGTTGAAAGGCTTCTTTAATGCTATTCAGAGTCTGGTTAAGCAGGATAAGGTACTGGCTTATCATGATAAGGGTGATGGAGGCCTGCTGGTAACGCTGGCAGAGATGGCCTTTGCCGGACATTGTGGCGTAAGTGCTGATATCAGTTCACTGGGTGAGCCGGTTGCGGCACTGTTTAATGAAGAGCTGGGTGCTGTAATTCAGGTGGAGAGCCATGCTCTGGGTGATGTGCTTGCCACACTGGCCTCATTCGGCCTTGCTGAAAACAGCCATGTTATTGGTGAAGTGACCGATTCTGATAGCTTTAGCATTGTTCACGGTTCATCAGCACTGCTGGAGCGTTCAAGAAGCGAGCTGCGTACTATCTGGGCTGAAACTACTCATAAAATGCAGGCCCTCAGGGATAATCCTGACTGTGCCGATCAGGAATTCGCTGCCAAGGCTGACAATAGCGATCCCGGCCTGAATACTGTGTTGAGTTTCGATGTTCATCAGGATATTGCCGCGCCTTACATTATGAAAGGTGCGCAGCCGAAAATGGCGATTTTGCGCGAGCAGGGGGTTAACTCCCATGTTGAAATGGCTGCTGCATTTGACCGTGCCGGTTTTGATGCAACGGACGTTCATATGAGTGATATTCTCAGCGGACGGGTAAACCTTGATAACTTCAATGGACTGGCGGCTTGTGGCGGTTTCTCCTATGGTGACGTGCTAGGTGCCGGCGAAGGCTGGGCGAAGTCAATTCTGTTTAACAATCTTGCCAGAGACCAGTTCGAGAGCTTCTTCAGACGCGAAGATACTTTCTCCCTTGGTGTTTGTAATGGTTGTCAGATGCTTTCTAACCTGAAGGAGCTGATCCCGGGTGCTGACCTCTGGCCACGCTTTGTCCGCAACGAATCAGAACGCTTTGAAGCGCGCTTCAGTCTGGTAGAGATTCAGCCGTCGGAGTCCCTCTTCTTCAGTGGTATGGCAGGTTCAAGAATGCCAATTGCGGTGTCTCACGGTGAGGGCAGGGTGGAAGTCCGTAGTCAGGCTCATCTGGCTGAGATAGAGCAGTCAGGTACTGTTGCGGTCAGGTATGTTGATAATAACGGCAACCCGACTCAGCAGTATCCGAATAACCCGAACGGTTCACCGAACGCCATTACCGGATTAACTACGGCGGATGGTCGTGTAACCATTATGATGCCGCACCCTGAGCGGGTGTTCCGTACCGTAGCTAACTCTTGGGCTCCGGATTCATGGGGCGAAGATAGCCCGTGGATGCGTATGTTCCGCAATGCCAGAGTGAATATAGGTTAA